One window of the Streptomyces sp. ITFR-21 genome contains the following:
- a CDS encoding allantoate amidohydrolase, with protein MWRDLLPLGRSAASGGYRRFAWTSADTDCRAWFRAQAEARGLTYEVDRNGNQWAWLGDPLAGQAVVTGSHLDSVPDGGAYDGPLGVISAFAAVDALRDRGAEPRKPLAVVNFGDEEGARFGVACAGSRLTAGRLTPDQARELRDAEGVTLAAAMERAGRDPAALGPDPERLARIDAFVELHVEQGRALDLAGAPVGVASAIWPHGRWRFDFRGEANHAGTTRLEDRHDPMLTYATTVLAARKKARLAGALATFGKVAVEPNGVNAIASLVRGWLDSRAADEDTLAALVAAVEQAARERGARDGVAVHVVRESFTPVVEFAHDLRDRLTRLIAPTGTNPVPVLPTGAGHDAGILSAAVPTAMLFVRNPTGVSHSPAESAAEDDCAAGVDALADVLEGLACG; from the coding sequence ATGTGGCGGGACCTGCTGCCACTCGGGCGCAGCGCGGCCTCCGGCGGCTACCGCCGCTTCGCCTGGACGTCCGCCGACACCGACTGCCGCGCCTGGTTCCGCGCGCAGGCCGAAGCGCGCGGCCTCACCTACGAGGTGGACCGGAACGGCAACCAGTGGGCATGGCTCGGCGACCCCCTCGCCGGACAGGCCGTCGTCACCGGCTCCCACCTGGACTCCGTGCCGGACGGCGGCGCCTACGACGGCCCGCTCGGTGTGATCTCCGCCTTCGCCGCGGTCGACGCGCTGCGCGACCGCGGCGCCGAGCCCCGCAAACCGCTCGCCGTCGTCAACTTCGGCGACGAGGAAGGCGCCCGCTTCGGCGTCGCCTGCGCCGGCTCGCGGCTGACCGCCGGCCGGCTGACCCCGGACCAGGCCAGGGAGCTGCGCGACGCCGAGGGCGTCACCCTGGCCGCAGCCATGGAGCGGGCCGGCCGCGACCCGGCCGCCCTCGGACCCGACCCCGAACGTCTGGCCCGCATCGACGCGTTCGTGGAACTCCACGTCGAACAGGGCCGCGCGCTGGACCTGGCCGGCGCCCCGGTCGGCGTGGCCTCGGCGATCTGGCCGCACGGCCGCTGGCGCTTCGACTTCCGCGGCGAGGCCAACCACGCCGGCACCACCCGGCTCGAAGACCGCCACGACCCGATGCTGACCTACGCCACCACCGTGCTCGCCGCCCGCAAGAAGGCCCGGCTGGCGGGCGCACTGGCCACCTTCGGCAAGGTCGCCGTCGAACCCAACGGCGTCAACGCCATCGCCTCCCTGGTCCGCGGCTGGCTCGACTCGCGCGCCGCCGACGAGGACACCCTCGCCGCGCTCGTCGCCGCCGTCGAGCAGGCGGCCAGGGAACGCGGCGCCCGCGACGGCGTGGCCGTCCACGTGGTCCGCGAGTCCTTCACCCCGGTCGTCGAGTTCGCCCACGACCTGCGCGACCGGCTCACCCGCCTGATCGCGCCCACCGGGACAAACCCGGTGCCCGTGCTGCCCACCGGCGCGGGACACGACGCCGGAATCCTGTCCGCCGCCGTGCCGACCGCCATGCTGTTCGTACGGAACCCCACCGGGGTCTCGCACTCCCCGGCGGAGTCGGCGGCCGAGGACGACTGCGCGGCGGGGGTCGACGCGCTCGCCGACGTACTGGAGGGCCTCGCGTGCGGGTGA
- a CDS encoding MurR/RpiR family transcriptional regulator, producing MGDAEREAVADGPGRGLRAAAGAGAAAGTGADVAAGPGVGAGRASGAGAGSAVGTGTAARDGAGAADASARLLKLFEARRLTPTQRRIAHCLVRKADEAPFLSSVEVAELAGVSQPSVTRFAVALGFDGYPALRRHLREVAPAQFPPDAAGYNEYQQAVHAEIENLRHLAALLADPGPVARAGTVLAASRPLPVLGLRAAGAQARGFAYFAAKVHPDVRLLDEGGTMLGDRIDAAVRAGASALLCFALPRHPREVVDALAYARQAGLTVVAVADSAFAPVAAHSDLLLPAAVGTGLAFDTACAPMLLGRVLLESMCDALPDPQARLEEFDARAAARGVFVE from the coding sequence ATGGGTGACGCGGAGCGCGAAGCGGTGGCGGACGGGCCGGGCCGGGGTCTTCGTGCCGCAGCCGGAGCCGGTGCCGCCGCTGGCACGGGTGCTGACGTCGCCGCCGGTCCCGGCGTCGGCGCGGGCCGCGCTTCCGGCGCCGGTGCCGGAAGCGCGGTCGGCACCGGGACCGCGGCCCGGGACGGCGCCGGGGCGGCCGACGCCTCGGCCCGGCTGCTGAAACTCTTCGAGGCGCGGCGGCTGACGCCCACTCAGCGGCGCATCGCGCACTGCCTGGTCCGCAAGGCGGACGAGGCGCCGTTCCTGTCCAGCGTGGAGGTGGCCGAACTCGCGGGCGTCAGCCAGCCGTCCGTGACCCGGTTCGCGGTCGCCCTCGGCTTCGACGGCTACCCGGCGCTGCGCCGGCACCTGCGGGAGGTCGCCCCGGCCCAGTTCCCGCCGGACGCCGCCGGGTACAACGAGTACCAGCAGGCCGTGCACGCCGAGATCGAGAACCTGCGGCACCTGGCCGCGCTGCTCGCCGACCCCGGCCCCGTGGCCAGGGCCGGGACGGTGCTCGCCGCCTCCCGCCCACTGCCGGTGCTCGGGCTGCGGGCGGCCGGCGCCCAGGCCCGGGGCTTCGCCTACTTCGCGGCCAAGGTGCACCCGGACGTGCGGCTGCTGGACGAGGGCGGCACGATGCTCGGCGACCGGATCGACGCGGCGGTGCGGGCCGGCGCCAGCGCGCTGCTGTGCTTCGCCCTGCCCCGGCACCCGCGCGAGGTGGTCGACGCGCTGGCCTACGCCCGGCAGGCGGGCCTGACCGTGGTGGCGGTCGCGGACAGCGCCTTCGCCCCGGTCGCGGCCCACAGCGACCTGCTGCTGCCGGCCGCCGTGGGCACCGGTCTGGCCTTCGACACCGCCTGCGCCCCGATGCTGCTCGGCCGGGTACTGCTGGAGTCGATGTGCGACGCGCTGCCGGACCCGCAGGCCCGGCTGGAGGAGTTCGACGCGCGGGCGGCGGCCCGCGGCGTGTTCGTCGAATGA
- the hutU gene encoding urocanate hydratase: MTGPRPVRAPRGTALSAQGWPQEAALRMLQNNLDPEVAEHPDQLVVYGGTGKAARDWNSFDAMVRTLRGLKQDETMLVQSGRPVGVMQTHEWAPRVLIANSNLVGDWATWEEFRRLEALGLTMYGQMTAGSWIYIGTQGILQGTYETFAAVAAKRFGGTLAGTITLTGGLGGMGGAQPLAVTMNGGVVLCVDCDPRAIERRLGHGYLDVKADSLDHALRLATEARDARRPLSVGVLGNAAELVPRLLALQAPIDIVTDQTSAHDPLAYLPLGVDFADMADYAAEKPAEFTERARESMATHVEAMVGFQDAGAEVFDYGNSIRGEARLAGYERAFAFPGFVPAYIRPLFCEGKGPFRWAALSGDPADIAATDRAILDLFPENESLARWIRLAGERVHFQGLPARICWLGYGERDRAGERFNEMVADGTLKAPIVIGRDHLDSGSVASPYRETEAMLDGSDAIADWPLLNAMVNVASGASWVSIHHGGGVGIGRSIHAGQVTVADGTALAAEKIRRVLTNDPGMGVIRHVDAGYDSARSVAADRGVRVPMREGTVDA, translated from the coding sequence ATGACGGGACCGAGGCCGGTACGCGCACCGCGCGGCACGGCACTGAGCGCTCAGGGATGGCCGCAGGAAGCCGCGCTGCGGATGTTGCAGAACAACCTCGACCCCGAGGTCGCCGAACACCCCGACCAGCTGGTGGTCTACGGCGGCACCGGCAAGGCCGCCCGCGACTGGAACTCCTTCGACGCGATGGTCCGCACCCTGCGCGGCCTGAAGCAGGACGAGACCATGCTCGTCCAGTCCGGCCGCCCGGTCGGCGTGATGCAGACCCACGAGTGGGCGCCGCGGGTGCTGATCGCCAACTCCAACCTGGTCGGCGACTGGGCCACCTGGGAGGAGTTCCGCCGCCTGGAAGCGCTCGGCCTGACCATGTACGGGCAGATGACCGCCGGGTCCTGGATCTACATCGGCACCCAGGGCATCCTCCAGGGCACCTACGAGACGTTCGCCGCCGTCGCCGCCAAACGGTTCGGCGGCACGCTGGCCGGCACCATCACGCTGACCGGCGGACTCGGCGGCATGGGCGGCGCCCAACCGCTCGCCGTCACCATGAACGGCGGCGTCGTGCTCTGCGTCGACTGCGACCCGCGCGCCATCGAGCGCCGTCTCGGGCACGGCTACCTCGACGTCAAGGCCGACTCCCTCGACCACGCCCTGCGACTGGCCACCGAAGCCCGCGACGCCCGCCGCCCGCTGTCCGTCGGCGTTCTCGGCAACGCCGCCGAACTCGTCCCGCGGCTGCTCGCCCTGCAGGCCCCCATCGACATCGTCACCGACCAGACCTCCGCCCACGACCCGCTCGCCTACCTGCCGCTCGGCGTCGACTTCGCCGACATGGCCGACTACGCGGCCGAGAAGCCCGCCGAGTTCACCGAACGGGCCCGCGAGTCGATGGCCACGCACGTCGAGGCGATGGTCGGCTTCCAGGACGCCGGCGCCGAGGTCTTCGACTACGGCAACTCCATCCGCGGCGAGGCCCGGCTCGCCGGGTACGAGCGGGCGTTCGCCTTCCCCGGCTTCGTGCCCGCCTACATCCGGCCGCTGTTCTGCGAGGGCAAGGGCCCCTTCCGCTGGGCCGCGCTGTCCGGCGACCCCGCCGACATCGCCGCCACCGACCGGGCGATCCTCGACCTCTTCCCGGAGAACGAGTCGCTGGCCCGCTGGATCCGGCTGGCCGGCGAACGCGTCCATTTCCAGGGCCTGCCGGCCCGTATCTGCTGGCTCGGCTACGGCGAGCGCGACCGGGCCGGCGAGCGCTTCAACGAGATGGTCGCCGACGGCACCCTGAAGGCGCCCATCGTCATCGGCCGCGACCACCTCGACAGCGGCTCCGTCGCCTCCCCCTACCGCGAGACCGAGGCCATGCTCGACGGCTCCGACGCCATCGCCGACTGGCCGCTGCTCAACGCCATGGTCAACGTCGCCTCCGGCGCCTCCTGGGTCTCCATCCACCACGGCGGCGGCGTCGGCATCGGCCGCAGCATCCACGCGGGCCAGGTCACGGTCGCCGACGGCACCGCCCTGGCCGCCGAGAAGATCCGCCGCGTCCTCACCAACGACCCCGGCATGGGCGTCATCCGGCACGTGGACGCCGGCTACGACTCGGCGCGGAGCGTCGCCGCCGACCGCGGGGTGCGCGTTCCCATGCGGGAGGGCACCGTCGATGCGTGA
- a CDS encoding AMP-binding protein: protein MPEVPLLTALYGGRDRADALTVDGRACGYEELLGAAGAVARRVAGTKAFAVEATASLETVAAVVGGLLAGVPVVPVPPDAGPGEREHILRDSGAELLTVDFAERADHAGQPAGETALVLYTSGTTGPPKGVLISRAAIAADLDALAAAWQWTAQDTLVHGLPLFHVHGLVLGVLGALRTGSRLVHTGRPTPAAYAAAGGSLYFGVPTVWHRVARDKRAARALSGARLLVSGSAPLPAPVFEELRALTGHEPVERYGMTETLITVSARAAGARRPGAVGTPLPGIVTRIAESADGIGELQLKGPTLFDGYLGRPQATAASYTDDGWFRTGDIAAVDPDGTHRIVGRASTDLIKSGGYRIGAGEVENALLAHPAVREAAVVGAPHADLGQQVVAYVVATGVSEAELTDFVAARLSAHKRPRAVRFLAELPRNAMGKPQKRLLPPL from the coding sequence ATGCCCGAAGTGCCCTTGCTCACCGCCCTGTACGGGGGCCGGGACCGGGCGGACGCGCTGACCGTGGACGGCAGGGCGTGCGGGTACGAGGAGCTGCTGGGCGCGGCCGGCGCGGTGGCGCGGCGGGTCGCGGGGACGAAGGCGTTCGCGGTGGAGGCGACCGCCTCGCTGGAGACCGTCGCCGCCGTCGTCGGCGGGCTGCTGGCCGGCGTCCCCGTCGTACCGGTGCCCCCCGACGCGGGCCCGGGTGAGCGGGAGCACATCCTGCGGGACTCCGGCGCCGAGCTGCTGACCGTGGACTTCGCCGAGCGCGCGGACCACGCCGGGCAGCCGGCCGGGGAGACCGCCCTGGTGCTGTACACCTCGGGGACGACCGGGCCGCCCAAGGGCGTGCTGATCTCGCGGGCCGCCATTGCCGCCGACCTGGATGCGCTGGCCGCCGCCTGGCAGTGGACCGCGCAGGACACCCTGGTGCACGGTCTGCCGCTGTTCCATGTGCACGGCCTGGTGCTGGGGGTGCTGGGCGCGCTGCGCACCGGCAGCCGCCTGGTGCACACCGGACGGCCCACCCCGGCGGCGTACGCGGCGGCCGGCGGCAGCCTCTACTTCGGGGTGCCCACGGTGTGGCACCGGGTGGCGCGGGACAAGCGGGCCGCCCGCGCGCTGTCCGGAGCGCGGCTGCTGGTGTCCGGCAGCGCGCCGCTGCCCGCGCCGGTCTTCGAGGAGCTGCGCGCGCTGACCGGGCACGAACCGGTGGAGCGCTACGGCATGACGGAGACCCTGATCACGGTGAGCGCGCGGGCCGCGGGCGCGCGGCGGCCGGGCGCGGTCGGCACGCCGTTGCCGGGCATCGTCACCAGGATCGCCGAGTCCGCCGACGGTATCGGGGAGCTGCAGCTCAAGGGCCCGACCCTCTTCGACGGCTACCTGGGCCGGCCGCAGGCGACCGCGGCCTCGTACACCGACGACGGCTGGTTCCGTACCGGCGACATCGCGGCCGTCGACCCCGACGGCACCCACCGGATCGTCGGCCGGGCCTCCACCGACCTGATCAAGTCCGGCGGCTACCGGATCGGCGCCGGGGAGGTGGAGAACGCGCTGCTGGCCCACCCGGCGGTCCGGGAGGCCGCGGTGGTCGGCGCCCCGCACGCCGACCTGGGGCAGCAGGTGGTGGCCTACGTGGTGGCCACCGGGGTGAGCGAGGCGGAGCTCACCGACTTCGTGGCCGCGCGGCTGTCGGCGCACAAGCGGCCACGGGCGGTCCGCTTCCTCGCCGAGCTGCCGCGCAACGCGATGGGCAAGCCGCAAAAGCGGTTGCTCCCCCCGCTGTGA
- a CDS encoding MMPL family transporter, with translation MFHRIGRTVVRHPIWTIVAWLIAAVAIIATAPSLPSNSDESSFLPSSYQSIKAMDLQEKAFPSSFTPSAIVLYQRTDGAPLTAADKADITRITDGLGHRKIDQVQKVIAGTPSKDGKYQTALVQMNKDTAGQPAQQDAAKALRTDSADLATGTDLKVQVGGQAAQGLDQQDAGNTSDAVALIGSLLIIIITLLIIFRSPIVAVMPLIVLTGLVFTTSNALIADATKLFGLQANSSISALLIVVVLGVGTDYFLFLMFRYRERLRAGDEPKQAMVNSVTRVGEAIASAAGAVIISFLALALSTLGFLTQLGPALAILVAVTLIAGLTLFPAVCSLIPPRVLFWPGKKWRQEPSDARFAAIGRLVGRKSGLVVIVSGLVMVLLALGTLGYKANYDLASGSIPKTKESMVVQDTMQKAYSAGAADPTSVFLTSTDGKPLAGIDFNAYLSELRAADGVADGSFDQRTGLNKDRTTALFSLTLKYSGASDQAISAVGNVRSVASDNAPPGTESVVGGTSSIYRDINAAVNHDYRTVFPVAAILIMIILGLLLRSVVAPWYLIASVALGFGATLGATVLIFGRGDGLIFMLPIIMYLFVVAIGTDYNILMIARLREEAREGREPREAAAEALRHAGPTIGAAGFILAATFATLMLSGNTFLTEMGFAIAFGIVIAAFVMAMFFTPSLTALIGHAAWWPGHADRGGEPFPSGGTALTPASGAGAAPGGGGREAEEAGELDGSGQRG, from the coding sequence ATGTTCCACCGCATAGGACGCACCGTCGTCCGCCATCCCATCTGGACGATCGTGGCGTGGCTGATCGCAGCCGTCGCGATCATCGCCACCGCGCCGAGTCTTCCGTCGAACAGCGACGAAAGTAGCTTCCTCCCCAGCAGCTACCAGTCGATCAAGGCGATGGACCTCCAGGAGAAGGCGTTCCCCTCGTCCTTCACCCCGTCCGCGATCGTGCTCTACCAGCGCACCGACGGCGCCCCGCTGACCGCCGCCGACAAGGCGGACATCACCCGGATCACCGACGGTCTGGGCCACAGGAAGATCGACCAGGTCCAGAAGGTCATCGCCGGCACCCCGTCCAAGGACGGCAAGTACCAGACGGCGCTGGTCCAGATGAACAAGGACACGGCCGGGCAGCCCGCCCAGCAGGACGCGGCCAAGGCGCTGCGCACCGACTCCGCGGACCTCGCCACCGGCACCGACCTCAAGGTGCAGGTCGGCGGCCAGGCGGCACAGGGCCTCGACCAGCAGGACGCCGGGAACACCTCGGACGCGGTGGCGCTGATCGGCTCACTGCTGATCATCATCATCACGCTGCTGATCATCTTCCGGTCGCCGATCGTGGCCGTCATGCCGCTGATCGTTCTGACCGGCCTGGTCTTCACCACCTCCAACGCGCTCATCGCCGACGCCACCAAGCTCTTCGGGCTCCAGGCCAACAGCTCCATCTCGGCGCTGCTGATCGTGGTGGTGCTGGGCGTCGGTACCGACTACTTCCTGTTCCTGATGTTCCGCTACCGGGAACGGCTGCGGGCCGGTGACGAACCCAAGCAGGCGATGGTCAACAGCGTCACCAGGGTCGGCGAGGCGATCGCCTCCGCGGCCGGCGCGGTGATCATCTCCTTCCTGGCGCTCGCGCTGTCCACCCTCGGCTTCCTCACCCAGCTCGGCCCGGCCCTGGCCATCCTGGTCGCGGTCACGCTGATCGCCGGTCTGACGCTCTTCCCGGCCGTCTGCTCGCTGATCCCGCCGCGGGTGCTGTTCTGGCCCGGCAAGAAGTGGCGGCAGGAGCCGTCCGACGCCCGGTTCGCCGCCATCGGCAGGCTGGTGGGCCGCAAGTCCGGGCTGGTGGTGATCGTCTCCGGCCTGGTCATGGTGCTGCTGGCGCTGGGCACCCTCGGCTACAAGGCGAACTACGACCTGGCCTCGGGGTCCATCCCCAAGACCAAGGAGTCCATGGTCGTCCAGGACACCATGCAGAAGGCGTACTCCGCCGGCGCCGCGGACCCGACCTCGGTCTTCCTGACCAGCACCGACGGCAAGCCGCTGGCCGGCATCGACTTCAACGCGTACCTGTCCGAGCTGCGCGCGGCCGACGGCGTCGCGGACGGCTCCTTCGACCAGAGGACCGGGCTCAACAAGGACCGGACCACCGCGCTGTTCTCCCTGACGCTCAAGTACTCCGGCGCCAGCGACCAGGCGATCTCCGCCGTGGGCAACGTCCGCAGCGTCGCGTCGGACAACGCGCCGCCCGGGACGGAGTCGGTGGTCGGCGGTACGTCCTCGATCTACCGGGACATCAACGCCGCCGTGAACCACGACTACCGCACGGTCTTCCCGGTGGCCGCGATACTGATCATGATCATCCTGGGGCTGCTGCTGCGCAGCGTGGTGGCCCCCTGGTACCTGATCGCGTCGGTGGCCCTCGGCTTCGGCGCCACGCTCGGCGCGACGGTGCTGATCTTCGGCCGCGGCGACGGGCTGATCTTCATGCTGCCGATCATCATGTACCTGTTCGTGGTCGCCATCGGCACCGACTACAACATCCTGATGATCGCCCGGCTCAGGGAGGAGGCCCGCGAGGGCCGCGAGCCACGCGAGGCCGCCGCCGAGGCACTGCGGCACGCGGGGCCGACGATCGGCGCGGCCGGGTTCATCCTGGCGGCGACCTTCGCCACCCTGATGCTGTCCGGCAACACCTTCCTGACCGAGATGGGCTTCGCCATCGCCTTCGGCATCGTGATCGCCGCGTTCGTGATGGCGATGTTCTTCACGCCGAGCCTCACCGCGCTCATCGGGCACGCCGCCTGGTGGCCGGGGCACGCGGACCGGGGCGGGGAGCCGTTCCCGTCCGGCGGTACGGCCCTGACCCCCGCTTCCGGCGCCGGCGCGGCGCCGGGCGGCGGCGGCCGGGAGGCCGAGGAGGCCGGCGAACTGGACGGATCGGGGCAGCGCGGCTGA
- a CDS encoding diaminopimelate decarboxylase, with the protein MSDEPGKRRGHALRAAVRQGLVNEGEPVVGLLDVTGVEHAAAALHSAFATPGMTVTHTFAVKAAPLVPVLALLAECGLGAEVASPGELALARAAGVPADRTVLDSPAKTVAELRRALALGVAVNADNALELDRIDALRAAVPGSASPVGLRVNPQTGGGSIGAMSTATATSKFGVALRDPGAEEWVLRAYAERPWLDRLHTHTGSQGVPLELMAAGVRAAYKLAERINRAAGRQQVRVLDIGGGLPVNFGSDVTAPGFAAYADLLRREVPGLFDGRYGLVTEFGRSLLAKNGTVLARVEYAKSAGGRPIAVTHAGAQVATRTVFVPDAWPLRVLALDGAGREKGGEPVVQDVAGPCCFAGDLVAKARPLPLLAAGDHVALLDTGAYYFSNHFAYNSLPRPAVHGYVAADDGGVAFAPVRTAQTEAELLAESGAGLPPLRRRRSVSG; encoded by the coding sequence ATGAGTGATGAGCCGGGGAAACGGCGGGGGCACGCGCTGCGCGCGGCGGTCCGGCAGGGGCTGGTGAACGAGGGCGAGCCGGTGGTCGGGCTACTGGACGTCACGGGCGTCGAGCACGCGGCGGCGGCCCTCCACTCCGCTTTCGCCACGCCCGGGATGACGGTCACCCACACCTTCGCCGTCAAGGCTGCCCCGCTCGTACCGGTGCTGGCGCTGCTCGCCGAGTGCGGGCTCGGCGCCGAGGTGGCCAGTCCCGGCGAACTGGCACTGGCCCGCGCGGCCGGCGTCCCGGCCGACCGGACGGTACTGGACTCCCCCGCCAAGACCGTCGCCGAGCTGCGGCGGGCGCTGGCGCTCGGCGTCGCGGTCAACGCGGACAACGCGCTGGAGCTGGACCGGATCGACGCCCTGCGCGCCGCCGTGCCCGGCTCCGCCTCGCCGGTCGGGCTGCGGGTCAACCCGCAGACCGGCGGCGGCAGCATCGGCGCGATGAGCACCGCGACCGCCACCTCCAAGTTCGGGGTGGCGCTGCGCGACCCGGGCGCCGAGGAGTGGGTGCTGCGCGCCTACGCCGAACGCCCGTGGCTCGACCGCCTGCACACCCACACCGGTTCGCAGGGCGTGCCGCTGGAGCTGATGGCCGCCGGGGTGCGGGCGGCCTACAAACTGGCCGAGCGGATCAACCGGGCGGCCGGGCGGCAGCAGGTCCGCGTCCTGGACATCGGCGGCGGCCTCCCGGTGAACTTCGGCTCCGACGTGACCGCCCCGGGCTTCGCCGCCTACGCCGACCTGCTGCGCCGCGAGGTCCCCGGGCTCTTCGACGGCCGCTACGGGCTGGTCACCGAGTTCGGCCGGTCGCTGCTGGCCAAGAACGGCACCGTGCTGGCCCGGGTCGAGTACGCCAAGTCGGCCGGCGGCCGGCCCATCGCGGTCACCCACGCCGGCGCCCAGGTCGCCACCAGGACCGTCTTCGTACCCGACGCCTGGCCGCTGCGGGTGCTCGCCCTGGACGGTGCGGGCCGCGAGAAGGGCGGCGAGCCCGTCGTCCAGGACGTGGCAGGGCCGTGCTGCTTCGCCGGCGACCTGGTGGCCAAGGCGCGCCCGCTTCCGCTGCTCGCGGCCGGCGACCACGTGGCCCTGCTGGACACCGGCGCCTACTACTTCTCCAACCACTTCGCCTACAACTCGCTCCCGCGGCCGGCCGTCCACGGGTACGTGGCGGCCGACGACGGCGGCGTCGCCTTCGCCCCGGTCCGCACGGCGCAGACCGAGGCGGAGCTGCTCGCCGAGAGCGGAGCCGGACTGCCGCCCCTGCGGCGGAGGCGGTCGGTCAGCGGCTGA